The Pseudorasbora parva isolate DD20220531a chromosome 19, ASM2467924v1, whole genome shotgun sequence genomic sequence CTGTGAGGTGGGATTCCTTTTCAAGTGTGCAAAAATACTCTGACGTAACTTGGAATATGAACCGTTTTTGTTGGTGGTTTTAACTATCGCTTGTTAGCTCAATTCTTAAATGTGTAATATGCTTTTGAAAGACCTTTGTATCCACACCGGGtagttttgtttaattaatgaattttaatatacatatatatctctatttttcctgcttttttATAAAATGACACACGATGACGATCCATCaacaatctctctctctatatatatatatatttattttcatattccTGTCTCTTTTCTAGAATATCTATTTAATTTGAGATCGAGTTGCTCTTGTAAACAAACAGGTTTCAGAGGTTTGCCAGCCACCATCGTTTGCTCTCTGACAGTCTCTTTCTCTGTGGTTCCTCCCTCTCCTCCTGCACTCATTGAAGCAGAGCCCTGATTTGTTTAGAGGTGCTGTCATCGTTTAAATGTCTTGTTGTATACCTGGATGAAAGAGAGTACGTTTTCAGGTCATGCATGTGTTTCACATACAGTTGAGAAAATGGCACGTGTGAAATGTTTTACTCCAACTCACCTCAGTGCATTCAACAGTCCCTCCACGCTGTTTGAAGGCTGCTCTTTCAACACCTTGATGCAGCCCTTCATCTGCacgacacacacatgcatgcgaAAATACAGCTTTAAAAGAAAGGTCACCCCTTTCTGTCCCTCACCCCTGACTGTGATCATGGACTCCCCACCACAGagccaaaaaaaaacatacatgaaCAACCATAAACCCATTTAGTGCTGATCCAAATAGATTTAGGTGCACCACAAAATATGACAATCATTCAGCTTGCTCATTTTCATAAATTGAAAGCCCAAGGATGTCAAGCTACAAAAATGACACACAAGCGCCATAAAAGTAGCCCTCCTGAGTGCCATATTGCAAGTCTTTTTATTTAAGTCACAGAATAGCAGAaagtaccagtcaaaagtttggaataaagGGCACAATAAGTAATTTTTCACCGCTAGAGGTTGCTTATTCAAATCAAAGGTGTACCTTGATTTCACGGAATCATGAGAGTTGGTGTTTTCACCTCTACAACCAGTGGAAACGGACTTACATTCATGGAtgagctactgtattaaagatgtattattacacggctctgtgaagtgcttcattctgattggtcaatcgcgcattccagtggTATGTTATTCCCGGATAACAACTGCCAAAGTGAataacacaccgctcatcctacgagttatcttgaccggtactacttataTGCTAAACGTGTCGCTCCGCGGGTGCTGTCGTCGACTGTCTGGTGCCATCGTGTGGCTGAAATGCTAAACCATCacgggttacaatggaagaagaCTTCAAGGTATTTTacttatgatttactcacctcgactcatcctaggtgtgtatgacattcttctttcagatgaataaaatcagagttatatttaaaaagtcctagCTAAGCCAAGCTTTTTCATGACAGTAGATGTAAATTAATAAcgtactccacacggctccggggatTTAATAAAGGCATTCCGTCCGATCGCATTCCGTATTGAACTTTTGGGAGAAGTGTTGAAAGTGTCTCTGCACTTCAAAAGGCCGTACATATTTTGGCTTGTAttgagaaggcactttcaactcTTTTTCCGGAGGCTTTTTATATGACTCCgattttattcatctgaaagaagaatatacTCCTAGGATGACGTGAGggtcatgggctaattttaatcTATGGGTGAACCTAtatggtaaaaaaacaaaaatcttttCAGGAATAGATAAATGCTTTAAGCAGTTtagaactgtttttctttgtggaagctttgcgtaagagctaatgaaatatttaaacacaagaaaatattttgtgtctaataactGTTAGCcctgtaataagcgggataatgtacacccagccgtttgttatcgcagaataaacccagacagagtgatcaggaccccgacgcgaagcatACATTAGCCCATacttaacgttactgtagtatgaagtaGGGTGGGAACGAGGCGGCTGGAGCGATTACTAACAAGAGGAGAGCACGACACACGGCTCGAGAGCAGTTCGAAAGCTTTTATTATCCCTCAGACGACCGCTTCCACTTCTTCCGGTCATGTGTATAGGGGGTAACGCAGTTCTGTTcaaattagatacatttgattgTGTTGAAAGTTGTGTTATAatgctactatgagacacttgttgcgcactgcagtaagctagatcgatattaggcatggtaaaataTTGGTACTTGCAGTAAAtcaaaacaagatttaaacaataagacttaCTGTgctgagctatataacaatgattcgttttctatcaatgaatgtatccaaacagctgctcacctgtctaataaattgcataatatattaaagcgtctttggtgtttcaaTGATTTCTATAAAATAAAACCAGACATCAAGGGTAACACGGGTATGATGTCATAGATGACTTACGGACACGTCTAGGTCCTgattaaaattgcttatttctctggatttaaacattcttggaaatatttgggtaatgtaagtacacaaatcAACAAAATGAATAgtattgttctagtggtttttggatattttaatccaaaagtcctattgtgtttgtttaacatCTGTCaatggaaacgctgtcatttcgcaatcattttttattaacatttagaAAATACTGCAAAAGTATTGCATAAGTCTGTAATTTTACAATTTGAAAGGTTTTTTCTAAtataattcagctttgccatcatgggaataaattacatttttaaatatattaaaatagaaaactgttattttaaattgtattaatattttgtaattttgacttgttttttgttcaaataaatgcgTTCTTGGTGTCAATAAGcataagaagaagaaaaaacgtaattattccaaacttttaaTGATAGTGTATATTAAAATATGGCATACAGATGTCTACTTGGTCCATATGAGATTTCAGACCTACAGCAGAGTGATAAGATTTTCATTACATAATGATAATTTTATTATATCACACTAAGCTAGAATACGCCTATGGCCAtgcttcataaaaaaaaaaaaaaaaaaaaaataataaaaaaaaaattgctttatGCAGTCCCCATTTACTTTCATTCTATGAAAAAGAGCGCATTTTCTGCATAACATCATCTTCAATGCTCTGCAGATAAAATAAAGTCAGACAGGTTTGGactgacatgagggtgagtaaattattttatgtgAACTACTGTATACTTTTACGAGAGCAGTTCAATTAtataattttctcaaaatatacAACAGTTGAATCTGCCTCTAGACATTTTAGCCACACTGAAATGTATGAATTTCCCTGCATTAGACACAAACAAAATGGCATCTGCAAACCAATTATGCTTATCCGGGCAATTTTTGCAATGACCATAAACTAACTCACCGAAATAGTTCACATTAACTGTGAATATGATCTACTAACATATGACATCCAGCCAGATACCTTTTTTTAACTGTggaaagtgtattttttgtctcttaaaaaaatgacacttggtttgatattttaatatatgatgcAATGACACTGATATATTTTTAGGGTGCCCAAATCCTGTATCTGAAAATATCAAGTTGGTCTTACATCAATCTTGGAGGTCTTGGCAAAGGCACCCACTGGATGAACATGGTCATAAAGGATGATGACGCCCACCATCACACGCATGCAGAACAGCATGGTGTCTGTGTTAGTGAAACGGCACCGGTACTCCCTTAACACAGGAAAAAGAGATCACTTTAAACTAAATTGAACCTATTCTGCATAACTGACAAATACTCAAATAATTGCAATCTTTTATTGAGAAGACAATGAATCAGATGAACTTACGGAGTCTCCAACATGACACGGCACACGCAGGCCATGGTGCTCAGGCAATCTGTGGTGTCCTCGATTGGCAAAGTCTTGTTCTGCAACATGAATGGCAATCAACACCAGTAAGAGCCACTAGAGGGCGAGAACATGTCTGTTTTCTCCATGTACACAATTTACAAAGCATTTATAGGAGATCCAGTGAAATCATTACCCACCTCCGACACAAACTTAGTCGTGGCATTGCTCAGGGTTTTGAGCATGGGTGTGGCTTCAGCGTAAAAGAGCGACATCCGATTGGCCATTTCATTATTTACTTCATTCTCAGCTTCTAACTGTAATGCAAACGGAAAATGTTACTTCGGATGTTTTGTTGCATTTaaaagcttctttttttaagtaacACATTAGCCAATCTCCACATGCAAATGTACtctttacatttataaaattctcAAATGTTTACTTGTAGGGACTGGTCAACTGTTCGTTGCATGttcactcttagaagaaaaggttctatcgacgctacgtatttggaacccataaaaggttctatatagaagtatagctaagtatactccaaagaaccttttatggtaaaaatgttctataatgacaagaaaaagAACCCTTTTGGTACTTAAaaggggttctatatagaacactaCAAAAAcgcatttttttgtatttttgtcttgtttctagtctaaatccCTAAAAATTCTTGCATTAAGAAACAATTACTACACAAGtaaaatgattgtcttgttttgggaaaaaataactcaaaattaagggagtttttgcttaaaatgttgttttctgtttgaattaagattattttgtttaccccaatggcagattattttacttattttaagcaaaaactctcttcattttgagttatttcccccccaaaataagacaattacttttgcttgtctagtcaATGCTtcgttttaagaatttttagatgtttggactagaaacaagacaaaaatactgtaaaatgcGGACAATGAGTTTAATGTTTGTGACACTTCATTTTGGTGTTGTGGACTGTTATCATTAACTTCATTACCTGTTATTGGAGGTTCCGGTTAAATATGCGAAGAGGCTCCACCCCCTAGGGgtttttgggggaaaaaggGGGCAGAGGAGTGCCTCGCTGTTTCAAGTGCGGTTCTCTGTTCAAGTCGGGGTGTGTACGGCGTGGGTTGTGGCCTACAACAGCCCAAAAAACACCCCTTTTCACTAGCACGTCTCGTTATTGCCTGAGAACGCTacaatactaagtaagaaaagcatttttttgcagagaACATTTTAgtggttccaaatacgtagcgctgACAGAACATTTTTTGGTTCTATATTGAACcgtttcttctaagagtgtggtgttctgcaatatttttcattttgatttgtCGTTTTCATTGAAAACGTATGAGCTCCTTTGTCACTGCTAATAAGTGGCAGAGTGAACACTTTTAGTAGGCTAATGTCGATTTCAGCAATCATTGATCTTACCTGCTGGTTGTTCAGACGATTCCTGCTGATGGTCCTCCTATAGTAGCTAAAGTCATTCTGTATGGCTGGATTTGTCATCTAGAGGCAGGATTTAGATCAAAACATTTTCAGTCCATATTATTTCTCAGACAAACAGAAGGGCTTTTCACACTTGAAATGTTTAACCCTGGGTCATTCTAAACCCCTGGTAAACGGAGTCCTGGGTTATCTTGCTTCACGTTTCACACTGCTCATACTTTACCTGGGGTTAATTCATTAATCCTGGGTATTTAGCTATAAACTGACATTATATTCCCAAATCCTTGAGTTAATGGtcttatttgcatatttgcGGTGTCAGCGTCATTGTTTTAACAGATGCAGCACGCAACCTGCTGTAGAATCGAAGCTGtttgaaatcgccccctataccctcattcATCTACTGCAAGGAGTGAATGAATTCGGCCATTGAGTGCACTGGAAGGGCTGCTGCTTTTGCAAAGTTTGTGCTTGCTGATTAACAATCTTTAGAAATAGCAAACTGGCAGCTCCATTCTCTGTCATGGAAACTAGCTTGTATAAACCTTAATGAAACAATCAATTAAAAAGGAATTTATATGATGTATATTACACTGCACCCACATTGGACcagcggtttggaaaatggatggatgattcaaTGTGAATTAATTCAGCATGACCGCCACAGTCGGCTATTTAATAAGCTATTTCCCAATGGGTTTTTATAAAGGGGATTTTCAACTGAGTAAAATAAGATCTGTGATCAACCTAAGTTGACGATACTTGGATGTGTTGCTCTACAACATAaagtacacacactcacatccCAAACGTCTTGTGTAGTTACTTATTAGAagcatacatgtttttaaaataaacacaacagCTTTTGCTTTTACACAAAATTGTGTTTTCGATATGGGTGTATAAGGCATGCGATTGGTTGTGGTTGTCAGTTGCTAAGCACCTAGTCCTAACATTCCTACACCATATCGTTTCACACTGTACATGTTAACCTGCTAACCTGCTTTTGTGAAACGCTCCTTTATGTGGGGTTAAAAGCGGGGTTTAGAAGGATGATGGCCCGTGCTCAGTGTGAAAAGCCCTAGAATGTACTTTCCAGCCAATTCATAGATGTACTGAGCCTTGGTTCAATAAGTGCATACTTCAAGAGGTGACAGAAAACAATGCGTCACTCTGTATATAATTATTTCTTATATGTCCAATCTCAAGGGTGCACTTTAGAGACAGACCAGCTAATAGTGTTGTCATCTAGACATTTTGCTTGCCGTGACTCTCAGAGAACATCAGTGTGAAGAGGCTAGACTGAGTGCAGGGCTATATATTTTAGCACAGGAAATAAAAGTGAGTAATGTGTGAGACGCTCTCACCTTAAGCTCATCAAAGCTGAGAGTGAAGTGCAGGATTTCTGCAAACTGTTTGGCGAGGGCCTGCTCTCTCTCCAGATGCTGCATGGGAGCGTATGGTGGGCTAGTTAGAGCCTCCAATAGACTGCGCAGGGCGTTCTCTGCAAAGAGAGATTGATTACAGATTTGCACAGCAATTTCTTTtgtctctttaaaaaaaaaaaaaagattacaacGAATACTGTTGTGGTCAAGGTTACCTCTGACCTGTAATCAAATTGGTAATCCGTACAGCATACAAGGATAATGTATTAATAGCACAGCACTGCAATGTATTTTGTCTCCATGGTTACCAGCACAACAGTTATCATTGTATTTACCTCTACTCCCtctcttttgtatttttgtaattgCTGCAATTTATCGTAAGAACCTGTAATGCTTTCAGTGTTGCCTAGATACTGAAGAATGTTGGAAGTCGCAGCTGATGCAAGCATTAATGACTCCAAACTGCAGACCATGATCATAAATGCTGCTTGCTTTTAAAACTCCAGTTCATTTCAACCAAactctaatgtattaataagTAATAAAATTACACCCTGTACACAACTCCATGTACTAAATAGTGTCTTACCAAATTCACAAATACATGGAtgtgaaatattaatttatttaaattagtgcTCTCAAGTTAATACACACACTTGTTAGGCATGATGTTTTGTTGGCCCTTTTTCTAccaaaaacagccctgacccatcaagacatggactccacttgacccctgaaggtgtgctatgGTATCTGGTACCATTATGTTAGCAGCAGAcactttaagtcctgtaagttgcgaagAGGGcgagcctccatggatcggacttgtttgttcagcacatcccacagatgctcgactggattgagatctggggaaatTGGAGGTTAAGTCAACACCTcgaactcgttgttgtgctcctcaaaccattcctaaaccatgtttgctttgtggcagggcacataatcggctgaaagaggccacagacaccagggaataccgtttccatgaaagagtgttcatggtctgcaacaacgcttaggtaggtggtacgtgtcaaagtaacatccacatggatggcagcaCCAAagatttcccagcagaacattgtccaaagcatcacactgcctccgccggcttgccttcttcctatagtgcatcttggtgccatgtgttccccaggtaagagatgcacacacacacagccatccGAGCACACAGATTTATCAGAcgaggccaccttcttccattgctccgtggtccactTTGACTGGTCTGCATATATGCAgacccatacacaacaaactgcaatgcactgtgtattctgacacctttctatcagaaccagcattaacttcttgagcaatttgagctacagtagctcatctgtttgtttGGACCACACaagccagcctttgctccccatgtgcatcactgagccttgggccgcccatgaccctgtcaccggttcaccaccTTTACTTCCTTGGGCCACTTTTTAtaatactgaccactgcagccCGGGAACAcctcacaagagctgcagttttggagaggCTCTGAATGATCCGTTTGAACCGCAAAatgcaaatcagcatattagaatgattcctACATTTTCGACCGAGTGcatgcagccttgttgagcataATTGGTTTCTTTTAAATACATGAAACATtttttactgaccccaaacttttgaatggaagCAATTTGACCACTCTGTGGTGCATTATTGATttatcagaatcaagtattccagaGAGAGATGTCGTAAGCAGTGTTAATGCAGTATCATCAGTATTATCACTGCATTAATGTTATCCAATGAGAGTGCATTTGTGCTGTCGGTCTGTGCTGTACTGCTTACCAGTGTAAAGCTCTTAGTGTTTGTTTCCTGTTTAGTGAATAAAAGACGTACAGCTACACCATCAGAGTGAAGCCATCTCTGAATGGCATTAGTATGCCTAAGCATGTCTCCAGAGGAGCTATCCTTTCCTCTCATGAAATATGCAGCAGCCCTACTATAAATAAGGAGCTGATATGTTTTATCTGGAGGCCTACAGAGAAACCTGACTCTATTAGCCGGGGACCAGATATTGCGGATCGCAGGACGTGTTGAAGAGGGTGGAGCCTCTTTTTCTCATGAGTCACTGCGAGGCCATAGCGCGACAGGGAAAGCTTATCTGCATGTTATCTGTTTGGCCAGAAATCTGCGTTTCTCACTAGTCAGCAGTGCTGTGAAAAAAGAGGCAGCTGATCGACGATTGCAAACAGAGTTTACTGAATTGTCAGCGCGCATGGGAGATAGAAACAGCCTCCTATACGCTCTCCTGCTACGGTTGCCATGCCAACTCTTTACGAGGTCAGCTGCAGAGGAGGACAGAAACGGATGCTTGCACCACTCTTGGTACGCGCGGTCAGCGCATTGAATGACTCGTGCACGCAAGGCCCATTACATGACTATAAAAAAAGACAACTGGAAAAAAAATGGCCACCCACTTACCTAGCCTGAGAGAAAATTCATAGAATCTCTTGAGCTTGGCCACAAGAGGGCAGACTGCATTCCAGGCTTTCTCCTGCAACTGGAGGTCATTGGGGTTCTGAATCGCCTAGAGAGAAGGACGAACAAGAACACTTCATTTACAGAAAATTCATTTACACTGACTAAACTAACAAGGCCATTTGTACACTTTTAATGAATGTACATTCTAGACCGTAGGGTTTGCTAAGCAATGTGAAACATTCACCGCTGAATAACTCCTGCTCATCTGCTGTTTATGAGCCAGAATGATTCAAACCACCAgcatgcttaaagggttagtcacccaaaaatgaaaatttggtaATCCTTCACTctcaagttgttctaaacctgtacgAGTTTCAATGGCTACTGTCAACTGTCTGgtcaacattatttaaaatagcatcTTTTgggttcaacagaagaaagaaaccttGGATTTggaataacttgagggtgagtaagtgataaccaaatttttgggtgaactaaccctttaaactaatGCTTTAtgatgcctatgtgcttaattattaattattattatttaaatttttgatAAGTAAAGTAACACCACTAATAACTAGTTGAATTGACAAAACACAAAAGGggtaaaactttacaataaggtctcaattttaacattaatgtattaactatcataactaacaatgagcaatatgtttgttacagtatttattaatctttgttcatgttggttaataaaattagtcatttattgttagttcatatgcgttaactaatgttaacaaatacaacgtTTATGTTAATAATATATTAGTAATAGCTGACATTAACATTAActatgattaataaatgctgtagaaatgTTGTTTATTCTTAGTTCATAACTAAAGTAGGCAGTAATGTTAACTAACGAAACCTTATTATAGATAATATTAATATAGATAATATTATTATAGATGTTGCCAAAAATTggggattcaaaatgttttcaaagaaatactttattcagcaaagatgcattttttactgatcaaaagtgatataaaaatgtcacaaactctgttatattatatattaattatagtaatactgttttcaacattcataaaaatcaaaataataaaaatatttagtaactatacattttaatatttaatttatagttacAGCAAGTTATAGTTTCTGGAGGATCATTTAACACTGAGAACCGGAGTAATGTCTGCTGAAATTTCAGCATAggagtaaattacattttaaaatatattaaaattataagtTATTTTAGTAAATTATAatgtttaaaacatatttttgataATATAGCATTGAttagcataagagacttctttcagaaacatgaacatttttacagaccccaaactttccaacggtagtgtatatatttttaaataaataaaatggaaacATTCATCAAAATTTTCATTAGTGATTTGCAATAGATTTGCCAGTTTAAACCAATTAAAACTCTGCCTAACATCAATTGTACCGTGCATGCATGGTAATTCAAATCATGCAGATTTTTATGCTTACATTATTAGCCTGGAGTATGATAAAAGATTAGATTCCAGAAATAGATgggctttttttgttttattttttttacttgtgtGAGCAAGCAAGCACTTAGAACACTGTAGTTTTGCACAGGTAAGCGCCACTAATCTTtttcagaaaatgtaaaaaatttgaGTCATAAGCCAACCTCTCTTATTTCTTGTCCTGCTCCATTATAAGACTGTAACTCCGCCAGTATCCCATGGGCCTCTTCCAGCACGGCACTAACCTGGTTCCACACGGCTGTCTCGGCCTCTGTGGGCTGAGCATCTGTGGGCAGAAGACAGATGGAGTCGGTCAGAATGTGATGGGTGTATCGTTTGGGCATATGACTTTCTCAATTCCTCGCTCGGCCTACCCAAGTTAGATATATCACCTCTGTCACACTGTCATACTGATATCATTTCTTCCAGTCCTGATGGGTAAAAGTTATGTTTTGGATCAACTGGATTGGATCAACTGAACCAGTCAAGTGAGGGTTACAACTGAAAACTGGacagttaattgaaataaagcttcATGGTGTGACTTAATATGGAGCTAGCATTGAATTAACATCTTTTTTGGCACCCTGAAGGGAAAGCTCTTTCCAACGGGCTTTGAAAGATAGGAACCATAAATCCACATGGATTAATCTGGTAATAATGATGGCGTTATTGTGAGTCTGAAGTACATGAGAAGGATTTAGGTTGTGTCGGTGACTCGGTGCGTGTTAGGATTTGTTGGGCTTGATATTAACAGCTCTAGTGGGAAGTGTCAACGAAACGCCACGGCCAATGAAGCGGCTCCATGTGAGGTTGCTGGCGAGGCTAGGATGGGTTTAAAGAGTCGTGTCAGCTTCTAACACAGCGAGCGTCACAGACATTTGATTAATAAGCCGAAGATAGAAGGCGGGAAAGCAAAGGCAAACAAATGTCCTACAGAATATTGCCCCCGGTGGATGTCAATTTAGGTGGAGGACCGCTCTACTTAgctttatttcgttttttttcttttctatatatactcttaaaaataaagcttccAATGCAAGCTTTGGTTTTTCACAgtaatgccatagaagaaccattttttgttcctccaaagaacctttctgtgaacaattctttaaaaaaaacatgttttccataaaaaaaatttaaaggttcttcatggaatcATAGATGGCAGTAAATAAccttatttttaagagtgtacgcAGTGTAAAAACTGCAGAAAGGTGCCTTCATTAGGTCTGCTAGATCAGATTTCTTAGCCTCCGCAAGCCTCCGTACGATATGTGATCCACGTGAAGCAG encodes the following:
- the fam49al gene encoding CYFIP-related Rac1 interactor A isoform X3, translating into MGNLIKVLGKDLENCPHFFLDFENAQPTEAETAVWNQVSAVLEEAHGILAELQSYNGAGQEIREAIQNPNDLQLQEKAWNAVCPLVAKLKRFYEFSLRLENALRSLLEALTSPPYAPMQHLEREQALAKQFAEILHFTLSFDELKMTNPAIQNDFSYYRRTISRNRLNNQQLEAENEVNNEMANRMSLFYAEATPMLKTLSNATTKFVSENKTLPIEDTTDCLSTMACVCRVMLETPEYRCRFTNTDTMLFCMRVMVGVIILYDHVHPVGAFAKTSKIDMKGCIKVLKEQPSNSVEGLLNALRYTTRHLNDDSTSKQIRALLQ
- the fam49al gene encoding CYFIP-related Rac1 interactor A isoform X1 yields the protein MLNAELRRGPLVRLRGFLWGCTAPTALRRTRRSWAQGRHWSTGQEETEAGVGKQRGLAQGGFKGSWKEEDKHLLAGLPAMGNLIKVLGKDLENCPHFFLDFENAQPTEAETAVWNQVSAVLEEAHGILAELQSYNGAGQEIREAIQNPNDLQLQEKAWNAVCPLVAKLKRFYEFSLRLENALRSLLEALTSPPYAPMQHLEREQALAKQFAEILHFTLSFDELKMTNPAIQNDFSYYRRTISRNRLNNQQLEAENEVNNEMANRMSLFYAEATPMLKTLSNATTKFVSENKTLPIEDTTDCLSTMACVCRVMLETPEYRCRFTNTDTMLFCMRVMVGVIILYDHVHPVGAFAKTSKIDMKGCIKVLKEQPSNSVEGLLNALRYTTRHLNDDSTSKQIRALLQ
- the fam49al gene encoding CYFIP-related Rac1 interactor A isoform X2, with translation MGHLLKLLACTELEHGPIVFLDFEHAQPTEAETAVWNQVSAVLEEAHGILAELQSYNGAGQEIREAIQNPNDLQLQEKAWNAVCPLVAKLKRFYEFSLRLENALRSLLEALTSPPYAPMQHLEREQALAKQFAEILHFTLSFDELKMTNPAIQNDFSYYRRTISRNRLNNQQLEAENEVNNEMANRMSLFYAEATPMLKTLSNATTKFVSENKTLPIEDTTDCLSTMACVCRVMLETPEYRCRFTNTDTMLFCMRVMVGVIILYDHVHPVGAFAKTSKIDMKGCIKVLKEQPSNSVEGLLNALRYTTRHLNDDSTSKQIRALLQ